The genomic window GGAGTCGGGCAAGGTCAGCATTGCCGAGACGGTGGCCACCGACCTGCAGACCCCGTGGGATGTCGACTTCCTTCCCGGCGGGTCGGCGCTGGTGACACTGCGGGATTCGGGAAAGGTGCTGCGTCTCGACGACGAGGGCACGACCGTCCTGGATGCGGGAGGCGAAGGGGGCGCCGTGCCGGGGGTGCAGCACGAGAGTGAGGACGGACTCCTCGGGCTCGCCATCGGCCCGGACGGCGGGATCTACATGTACCTGACGACCAAGTCGGACAACAGGATCCTGCGCTACGAGATGGAGGGCGATGACCTCGTGGATCCCGAGGTCATCCTCGAGGGGGTGCCGACCAACGAGAACCACTCGGGAGGACGGCTGGCGTTCGGCCCGGACGGCCATCTGTACGTGACGACCGGAGATGCCCGGAACCTCGACCTCCCGCAGGACACCTCGAGCCTTGCCGGCAAGATCCTTCGGCTGACGGCGTCGGGCGAACCGGCGCCCGGTAACCCCTTCGACAACGAGGTCTTCAGCTACGGGCACCGGAACGTCCAGGGGATCGGCTGGACCAGCGACGGCACCATGTATGCCTCCGAGTTCGGCAGTAGCGAGTATGACGAGCTCAATCTCATCGAGGCCGGCGGTAATTACGGCTGGCCCCATGTCGAGGGCTGGGCCGAGGACTCTGACTACATCAACCCCCTCGTCACCTGGACCACGGACGAGGCGTCCCCGTCCGGGATTGCTGTCACCGACGAGGGCATCTGGATGACCGCACTGCGGGGAGAGCGGCTGTGGCACGTACCCATCCGCTCGGACGGGAAGCTCGGGGAGCCGCGCGACCACCAGCTGAATCTGGGGAGGTTGCGGGCCGTCACTGCCGCTGCAGGCGATGACCTGTGGGTGGTCACGTCCAACACGGACGGCCGGGGCGACCCGTCAGCCTCGGATGACCGGATCATCCGACTCGAGGTCGACTGACCGGCTCGTGCGCTGACGGGTCGCCGTGCAGGAGGATGACCTAGCGGACCGGTTCTCCGGTGTCGTGCCAGACGTTGGTGTCTTCCCAGACGCTGCCGTCCTGGAGGTTGCCGACGGCGCCGTAGCGGTAGTCGTCGCCGAAGCGGTTGTCGGCGTAGTGGGCGCTGTCGGTGTCGCCGCTGCGGCCGCCGTTGATGGTGTAGTTGCCGCCGTTCATGAGGTTGCCGATGACCTGGAGGTTGCTGATCGGGTCGTCTCCGGCGAGGGATCCGATTTGCAGGGATGCGTTCAGCGGGGTGTCCAGGGAGGGGACGTATGCCTGCAGGTTGTTTCCACGGATGGTGACGTTGTCGCCGTTGCGGATCTGGATGGAGTCGTGGTGGCCGCCCTCGTGGGGCTGCAGGTCGTGGATGTAGGAGTCCTCGATGAGGACGTTGTCCTCCTGGATGCGGATGCCGTCCTCGGCGGAGTGGATGTTGGCGTTGCGCACGGTGGCAGCGCCTTGGAGGTAGATGCCGATGCCGGTGCCTCCCTCGTTGTCGACCTCGACGTTCTCGATGACGGCGCCCGTGGTGTCGTCGGTGACCTTGATGGGGTAGAGGCTGGTGCCTGTCTGGACGAGGGTGTTGCGAATGGTCACGTCATCCGCGTCGATGGTGATGACTCCGTTGACGTGCAAGCCGTCGATCACGGTGCCGTCCTGGGTGATCCGCAGGCTGTCGGATGGCTCCAGCTCGACCCCTGCCGGAACGCCCGTGCTCTGCGCATCCGGGAAGCCCTGTGGGGAGCTGGGCTCGGGTGCCGGCTCGGTGGGCTCGGTGGTCGGCTCGGGTGCCGGCTCGGTGGGCTCGGTGGTCGGCTCGGGTGCCGGCTCGGTGGGCTCGGTGGTCGGCTCGGGTGCCGGCTCGGTGGGCTCGGTGGTCGGCTCGGGTGCCGGCTCGGTGGTCGGCTCGGGTGCCGGCTCGGTGGGCTCGGTGGGCTCGGTGGTCGGCTCGGTCGGCTCGGTGGGCTCGGTGGTCGGCTCGGTCGGCTCGGTCGGCTCGGTGGGCTCGGTGGTCGGCTCGGTCGGCTCGGTCGGCTCGGTGGGCTCGGTGGGCTCGGTGGTCGGCTCGGTCGGCTCGGTCGGCTCGGTGGGCTCGGTGGTCGGCTCGGTCGGCTCGGTGGGCTCGGTGGTCGGCTCGGTCGGCTCGGTGGGCTCGGTGGTCGGCTCGGTCGGCTCGGTGGGCTCGGTGGTCGGCTCGGTCGGCTCGGTGGGCTCGGTGGTCGGCTCGGTCGGCTCGGTGGTCGGCTCGGTGGTCGGCTCGGTGGGCTCGGCCGAGGAGCCGTTCCCATCGGGAGGGATGACACTGCCGGGGCCGTTGGGACCGTAGGGCTGGCAGGCGCTCAGCGCTGCAGCTGCGGTCAGCGCAACGGTGACGGTGACGGCTCGTCTTCGGACCCGGATGCCGCGGCTCGTGGTCGCTCGGAAAGTCACGTTCTGATCTCCTTCTTCAGGGCGCCATCGTGATGACGGGCCCTGCTTGATACTGTCGAGTCACAATTGGGGAAATTGCGGCCACCGCTATGTGCGGAGACTGTCGTCCATATCGTGATGCAACCGTGACGTGGCGCTCCAGCAAAATGGACGCGCCCATGATAGGGCAAGTCGATCAGCCTTCAAGTCGGCGTCTCACGGACTGCCGAAGTCGTCGCGATCGATCATGGCCTCATCATTCGTTCGGGCCGACATGCGCATGCCGCGGTGGCGGCCCGAAAGATCAGCGCGTAACGGGTTCTCCGGTGTCGTGCCAGACGTTGGTGTCTTCCCAGACGCTGCCGTCCTGGAGGTTGCCGACGGCGCCGTAGCGGTAGTCGTCGCCGAAGCGGTTGTCGGCGTAGTGGGCGCTGTCGGTGTCGCCGCTGCGGCCGCCGTTGATGGTGTAGTTGCCGCCGTTCATGAGGTTGCCGATGACCTGGAGGTTGCTGATCGGGTGGTCTCCGGCGAGGGATCCGATTTGCAGGGATGCGTTCAGCGGGGTGTCCAGGGAGGGGACGTATGCCTGCAGGTTGTTTCCACGGATGGTGACGTTGTCGCCGTTGCGGATCTGGATGGAGTCGTGGTGGCCGCCCTCGTGGGGCTGCAGGTCGTGGATGTAGGAGTCCTCGATGAGGACGTTGTCCTCCTGGATGCGGATGCCGTCCTCGGCGGAGTGGATGTTGGCGTTGCGCACGGTGGCAGCGCCTTGGAGGTAGATGCCGATGCCGGTGCCTCCCTCGTTGTCGACCTCGACGTTCTCGATGACGGCGCCCGTGGTGTCGTCGGTGACCTTGATGGGGTAGAGGCTGGTGCCTGTCTGGACGAGGGTGTTGCGAATGGTCACGTCATCCGCGTCGATGGTGATGACTCCGTTGACGTGCAAGCCGTCGATCACGGTGCCGTCCTGGGTGATCCGCAGGCTGTCGGATGGCTCCAGCTCGACCCCTGCCGGAACGCCCGTGCTCTGCGCATCCGGAAACTCAGGTACCGC from Janibacter cremeus includes these protein-coding regions:
- a CDS encoding PQQ-dependent sugar dehydrogenase, which gives rise to MRRVRRLNTRLWAVLGVSAVAVTVGCSASAPEDEPRGGPAPSSSRSPTSGIDPADPDEPEESGKVSIAETVATDLQTPWDVDFLPGGSALVTLRDSGKVLRLDDEGTTVLDAGGEGGAVPGVQHESEDGLLGLAIGPDGGIYMYLTTKSDNRILRYEMEGDDLVDPEVILEGVPTNENHSGGRLAFGPDGHLYVTTGDARNLDLPQDTSSLAGKILRLTASGEPAPGNPFDNEVFSYGHRNVQGIGWTSDGTMYASEFGSSEYDELNLIEAGGNYGWPHVEGWAEDSDYINPLVTWTTDEASPSGIAVTDEGIWMTALRGERLWHVPIRSDGKLGEPRDHQLNLGRLRAVTAAAGDDLWVVTSNTDGRGDPSASDDRIIRLEVD
- a CDS encoding right-handed parallel beta-helix repeat-containing protein; translated protein: MTVAAALVAAVTLSACQSTSSDNDGSPTGATALGDTTPASPSSAVPEFPDAQSTGVPAGVELEPSDSLRITQDGTVIDGLHVNGVITIDADDVTIRNTLVQTGTSLYPIKVTDDTTGAVIENVEVDNEGGTGIGIYLQGAATVRNANIHSAEDGIRIQEDNVLIEDSYIHDLQPHEGGHHDSIQIRNGDNVTIRGNNLQAYVPSLDTPLNASLQIGSLAGDHPISNLQVIGNLMNGGNYTINGGRSGDTDSAHYADNRFGDDYRYGAVGNLQDGSVWEDTNVWHDTGEPVTR
- a CDS encoding right-handed parallel beta-helix repeat-containing protein, producing the protein MTFRATTSRGIRVRRRAVTVTVALTAAAALSACQPYGPNGPGSVIPPDGNGSSAEPTEPTTEPTTEPTEPTTEPTEPTEPTTEPTEPTEPTTEPTEPTEPTTEPTEPTEPTTEPTEPTEPTEPTTEPTEPTEPTEPTEPTTEPTEPTEPTEPTTEPTEPTEPTTEPTEPTEPAPEPTTEPAPEPTTEPTEPAPEPTTEPTEPAPEPTTEPTEPAPEPTTEPTEPAPEPSSPQGFPDAQSTGVPAGVELEPSDSLRITQDGTVIDGLHVNGVITIDADDVTIRNTLVQTGTSLYPIKVTDDTTGAVIENVEVDNEGGTGIGIYLQGAATVRNANIHSAEDGIRIQEDNVLIEDSYIHDLQPHEGGHHDSIQIRNGDNVTIRGNNLQAYVPSLDTPLNASLQIGSLAGDDPISNLQVIGNLMNGGNYTINGGRSGDTDSAHYADNRFGDDYRYGAVGNLQDGSVWEDTNVWHDTGEPVR